Part of the Flavobacteriales bacterium genome, CAAATTCTGCTGTTTGAAAACCTTCCGGTAGATCTATTCCTATTGTTTCTTTTACAATACGCGGTCCTGCAAATCCGATAAGTGCTTTTGGTTCAGCAAGGTTAACATCACCTAACATTGCAAAAGATGCAGTAACACCTCCTGTAGTAGGGTCGGTTAAAAGAGAAATATATGGGATTTTCGCCTTAGCAAGCATCGATAATTTAGCAGATGTTTTTGCCATTTGCATTAATGAGAAGGCTGCTTCCATCATTCGAGCTCCACCAGATTTTGAGATAATTAATAATGGAACCTTCTTTTTAAGGCAAACATCAATTGCTCTGGATATCTTTTCTCCTACTACAGATCCCATAGAACCTCCAATAAATTGAAAGTCCATACAAGCGATCACAATCTCTTGTTCTTCGATTACTCCATGAGCTGTCCGAATAGCCTCTTTAAGTCCGCTTTTCTCCTTAGACTGCTTAACACGGCTTATGTAAGTTTTGGTG contains:
- a CDS encoding acetyl-CoA carboxylase carboxyltransferase subunit beta; the protein is MGWFKRIKDGIQTTTKDKKETPEGLWHKCPTCKHMLTTEEHADSLWVCDKCDKHHRIGSREYFHILFDNGRFKELDANLKPGDPLKFKDTKTYISRVKQSKEKSGLKEAIRTAHGVIEEQEIVIACMDFQFIGGSMGSVVGEKISRAIDVCLKKKVPLLIISKSGGARMMEAAFSLMQMAKTSAKLSMLAKAKIPYISLLTDPTTGGVTASFAMLGDVNLAEPKALIGFAGPRIVKETIGIDLPEGFQTAEFVLEHGFIDKIVNRKDLKNTISNLVKLFAN